Proteins encoded by one window of uncultured Campylobacter sp.:
- a CDS encoding response regulator transcription factor codes for MKEFRLKFRLEGSAMSCALKELDVLLVEDDTKLLASLHKAFEGIFNNVYNAQNGLEGVKKFKKFSPNLVITDILMPIEDGLEMIRQIKQIFPHAPIVVLSGFSRKEQLKGVMEIGVERYYFKPVDIAAFVLEISALMKSKLDSVRVVNMGADYVFDGLRRILLKDGEQIVLTKKELSFVSLLASRVGELVLYEEIKRYVWTEGAVSDTALRTFVKRIRDKVGGEIIKNVPSLGYKIDLEPA; via the coding sequence TTGAAAGAATTTCGTTTGAAATTTCGCCTTGAGGGGTCTGCTATGAGCTGCGCTTTAAAAGAGCTGGACGTCTTGCTAGTCGAGGATGATACTAAATTGCTAGCCTCGCTGCATAAGGCGTTTGAGGGTATTTTTAACAACGTTTACAATGCCCAAAACGGGCTTGAAGGTGTAAAAAAATTCAAAAAATTTAGTCCCAATCTCGTCATTACCGACATTCTAATGCCGATCGAGGATGGGCTTGAGATGATACGCCAGATTAAGCAGATCTTTCCGCATGCTCCTATCGTGGTGCTTAGTGGCTTCAGTAGGAAGGAGCAGCTAAAAGGCGTTATGGAGATTGGCGTCGAGCGGTATTACTTTAAGCCGGTAGATATCGCCGCATTTGTGCTAGAGATAAGTGCACTGATGAAGTCTAAGCTGGACTCTGTGCGAGTCGTAAATATGGGCGCAGACTACGTATTTGACGGGCTTCGTCGTATTTTACTGAAGGATGGCGAGCAGATCGTGCTTACTAAAAAGGAGCTTTCTTTTGTTTCGCTGCTAGCCAGTCGCGTGGGCGAGCTGGTGCTTTACGAGGAGATCAAGCGTTATGTTTGGACTGAAGGAGCCGTGAGTGATACGGCGCTTCGCACCTTCGTCAAGCGTATCCGCGATAAAGTGGGGGGCGAAATCATAAAAAACGTCCCGAGCCTGGGATACAAGATCGATCTTGAGCCCGCTTAA
- the carA gene encoding glutamine-hydrolyzing carbamoyl-phosphate synthase small subunit — protein MNAYIYIENGIYLQAKAFGKGGSAFGELVFNTSATGYEEIISDPSYAGQFIIFTMPEIGIVGINENDKESSKIHASGIFVRNFNNEPSNFRSQMSLEDYFLQNGKFGVYDIDTRFLTKMLRDQGSLRAFVSTEISDKAALKKALSESARIEEINYVSIVSTKAPYKHTSGRWDAAHGSCVQPASCGKKIAVIDYGVKRNILNELCDLGLGVEVFPHDVTAESLIAKFKGGQIDGVFLSNGPGEPRMLKEEIAQIKKMVEARVPIFGICLGHQLLSNAMGYETYKLKFGQHGANHPVQNLRTKSIEITAQNHNYNVPETIAQICEITHRNLFDGTIEGVRYKDYPVFSVQHHPEASAGPTESKYIFKEFLEIL, from the coding sequence ATGAACGCGTATATCTACATAGAAAACGGCATCTACCTGCAAGCCAAGGCGTTCGGCAAGGGCGGTAGCGCATTCGGCGAGCTCGTGTTTAACACCTCGGCCACCGGCTACGAGGAGATCATCTCCGATCCTAGCTACGCGGGGCAGTTTATTATTTTCACTATGCCTGAAATCGGTATCGTAGGCATCAACGAAAACGACAAGGAAAGCTCCAAAATCCACGCCAGCGGAATTTTCGTAAGAAATTTTAACAACGAGCCTTCAAATTTTCGCTCGCAGATGAGCCTAGAAGATTATTTTCTGCAAAACGGAAAATTCGGCGTTTACGACATCGACACTAGATTTTTAACCAAAATGCTGCGCGATCAGGGCAGTCTGCGCGCCTTCGTCTCTACCGAGATCAGTGATAAGGCGGCTCTTAAAAAGGCGCTTAGCGAGTCTGCGCGCATAGAGGAGATCAACTACGTAAGCATCGTAAGCACGAAGGCGCCGTATAAGCACACCTCCGGTCGCTGGGACGCCGCGCACGGAAGCTGCGTTCAGCCCGCAAGCTGCGGCAAAAAGATAGCCGTGATCGATTACGGCGTCAAGCGAAACATCCTAAACGAGCTTTGCGATCTAGGGCTCGGCGTCGAGGTTTTTCCGCACGACGTTACGGCAGAGAGCCTGATTGCTAAATTTAAAGGGGGGCAGATCGACGGCGTGTTTTTATCAAACGGCCCTGGCGAGCCTCGCATGCTTAAAGAGGAGATCGCGCAGATCAAAAAGATGGTCGAAGCGCGCGTGCCGATTTTTGGAATTTGCCTGGGTCATCAGCTGCTAAGCAACGCGATGGGATATGAGACCTACAAGCTGAAATTCGGCCAGCACGGCGCAAACCACCCCGTGCAAAACCTGCGCACCAAATCGATCGAGATCACCGCGCAAAACCACAACTACAACGTCCCAGAAACGATAGCGCAGATCTGCGAGATCACGCACCGAAATCTTTTCGACGGCACGATCGAGGGGGTGCGCTACAAAGACTATCCTGTATTTTCGGTGCAGCACCACCCCGAAGCCAGCGCGGGGCCTACCGAGAGTAAGTATATCTTCAAAGAATTTCTTGAAATTTTATGA
- a CDS encoding DUF507 family protein: MRIRLPHVPYIAHKIALDLLNSGCVTLSAGIEPVAKEADEIIRADLQKERAIDERANELIDERISELDEMSVNKKDMFWLIKRHIANDENFELNFEDRYGTISHKILETVWKKNLIDYKVSENRLKTIIYNAIDEYLKNYQKIEDAVYEKIDGYKQKLIPGTEEYELVFEKLYEEELRKRGML; the protein is encoded by the coding sequence ATGCGAATACGACTACCACACGTGCCATATATCGCGCATAAAATAGCGCTGGATCTGCTAAACTCTGGCTGCGTTACGCTTAGTGCAGGCATAGAGCCCGTCGCCAAGGAAGCGGACGAGATCATAAGGGCCGATCTACAAAAAGAAAGAGCGATAGACGAGCGCGCAAACGAGCTGATAGATGAGCGCATAAGCGAGCTAGATGAGATGAGCGTGAATAAAAAAGATATGTTTTGGCTCATCAAACGCCACATCGCAAACGACGAGAATTTCGAGCTAAATTTCGAGGATCGCTACGGCACCATATCGCATAAAATTTTAGAAACCGTTTGGAAGAAAAATTTGATCGATTACAAAGTTTCGGAAAACAGGCTAAAGACGATAATTTATAACGCGATCGACGAATATCTTAAAAATTATCAAAAGATTGAGGATGCGGTCTACGAAAAGATCGATGGCTACAAGCAAAAACTGATCCCGGGTACCGAAGAATACGAGCTTGTGTTTGAAAAGCTCTACGAAGAGGAGCTAAGAAAACGAGGCATGTTATAA
- a CDS encoding adenylosuccinate synthase — protein sequence MSKVDVVIGAQWGDEGKGKIVDMISANYDFVCRSSGGHNAGHTIVINGEKFALHLVPSGVLHKNIINIIGNGVVINPDVLITEMAQFENLKGRFFISEKAFLNLQHHSLIDQTREKSKGELAIGTTGKGIGPAYADKIARTGHRVAELLEPERLAEALSRDFASHESVFEKAGVKIPSKLEIYDELKRYKSALEPYIADTTHMLWKALDYDKRVLVEGAQGSLLDIDHGTYPYVTSSTTIAGGACSGLGLAPKNIGTVMGILKAYTTRVGNGAFPTEDKGPQGEAMREIGKEYGTTTGRARRCGWFDGVATKYAVRLSGIDKLALMKLDVLDGFESIKICRAYRYKGEEIDYFPIDLEAAEPVYEQMPGWDSVKGISKFEDLPQNAQNYIRKIEELSGAKVGFISTSPERSDTIIL from the coding sequence ATGAGTAAAGTTGACGTAGTCATCGGCGCCCAGTGGGGCGATGAGGGCAAGGGCAAGATCGTAGATATGATAAGCGCGAATTACGATTTCGTATGTCGCAGCAGCGGCGGGCACAACGCGGGCCACACCATCGTCATAAATGGCGAGAAATTTGCGCTGCATCTGGTGCCTAGCGGCGTGCTTCATAAAAATATCATCAACATCATCGGAAACGGCGTCGTCATCAACCCCGACGTGCTGATTACCGAGATGGCGCAGTTTGAAAATTTAAAGGGCAGATTTTTCATAAGCGAGAAGGCGTTTTTAAATTTACAGCACCACTCACTGATCGATCAGACGCGCGAAAAGAGCAAGGGCGAGCTTGCGATCGGCACCACCGGCAAGGGCATAGGACCTGCGTATGCCGATAAGATCGCGCGCACGGGGCACCGCGTAGCGGAGCTTTTGGAGCCCGAAAGACTCGCCGAGGCGCTATCGCGCGATTTTGCTTCGCATGAGAGCGTTTTTGAAAAAGCGGGGGTTAAAATTCCTAGCAAGCTTGAAATTTATGACGAGTTAAAGCGCTATAAAAGCGCGCTCGAGCCATACATCGCCGATACCACGCACATGTTGTGGAAGGCGCTTGATTACGACAAACGCGTGCTCGTAGAGGGGGCGCAAGGAAGCCTGCTTGATATCGATCACGGCACCTATCCTTACGTCACAAGCTCGACGACTATCGCGGGCGGGGCTTGCAGCGGGCTCGGGCTCGCGCCGAAAAACATCGGCACGGTGATGGGAATTTTAAAAGCCTACACCACCCGCGTGGGCAACGGCGCGTTTCCTACCGAGGATAAAGGCCCGCAGGGCGAGGCGATGCGCGAGATCGGCAAAGAGTACGGCACCACAACGGGTAGGGCGCGTCGCTGCGGTTGGTTCGACGGAGTGGCTACGAAATACGCCGTGCGCCTTAGCGGCATCGATAAGCTCGCGCTTATGAAACTTGACGTCTTAGACGGCTTTGAGAGCATTAAAATTTGCCGCGCATATCGCTACAAGGGTGAGGAGATCGATTATTTTCCGATCGATTTGGAAGCAGCCGAGCCGGTTTATGAGCAGATGCCGGGCTGGGATAGCGTCAAGGGAATTTCAAAATTTGAGGATCTGCCGCAAAACGCGCAAAATTATATCCGCAAAATAGAGGAGCTAAGCGGCGCGAAGGTGGGCTTCATCTCCACCAGTCCCGAAAGAAGCGACACGATAATTTTATAA